Proteins found in one Panicum hallii strain FIL2 chromosome 4, PHallii_v3.1, whole genome shotgun sequence genomic segment:
- the LOC112890356 gene encoding cilia- and flagella-associated protein 91-like codes for MSAGHSRHLVALNVRRQQEAELAAAEERERAETAAAAARASRLAAAELAAARAEVQAETAAAAARAAAAEADALRSNASSSVCADDSADADLELLAMDASRERAERWAAEHTYGGGAPRGAHGGGAPGGGAPDGRALEAQRLRERVTHLEAEMARDRRHGGLDGEHALHRRRDSLSPDRRQGHYGVQAVVRDGGWPTLTKTNYVEWAAIMRIKLQVRHLWEAVYYGDGDFDEDRR; via the coding sequence ATGTCCGCAGGACACTCTCGGCACTTGGTCGCCTTGAACGTGCGGCGCCAGCAGGAGGCCGAACTCGCTGCAGCGGAGGAGCGCGAGCGGGCAGAGACCGCTGCCGCAGCGGCAAGGGCGTCGAGGCTGGCAGCAGCGGAGCTGGCTGCAGCCAGAGCGGAGGTGCAGGCGGAAACAGCGGCGGCTGCAGCACGTGCGGCGGCAGCAGAGGCCGATGCTCTGCGCAGCAACGCCAGCAGCTCCGTCTGTGCTGACGACAGCGCCGACGCAGACCTCGAGCTGCTGGCCATGGATGCATCTCGAGAGCGTGCGGAGCGGTGGGCAGCCGAGCACACCTATGGCGGCGGTGCTCCCAGAGGCGCgcacggcggtggcgctccAGGCGGAGGCGCACCTGATGGCCGCGCGTTGGAGGCCCAACGGTTGCGGGAGAGGGTTACTCACCTAGAGGCTGAGATGGCCCGTGACCGACGACACGGCGGGCTCGACGGAGAGCACGCCCTTCACAGGCGGCGCGACTCCCTCTCCCCAGACCGGCGCCAAGGCCATTACGGGGTCCAGGCCGTCGTCAGGGACGGTGGGTGGCCTACCCTCACCAAGACCAACTATGTCGAGTGGGCCGCGATCATGAGGATCAAGCTCCAGGTGCGGCACTTGTGGGAGGCGGTCTACTACGGCGACGGCGACTTCGACGAGGATCGACGGTGA